CGAGACCACTTCTCGGAAAATGTGAATGCTCTCGGCCTCGAGCTGTTTCAGGTGAGTGAGGCTGTAATCGGACATGCGATCTTTGGAGAAAGAGTGAAACGAATCGGGTTCGCCGCGGCATCAAGCCTGGCAGTATAGACGGGGTGCAGAATCGATCCAGCCGGAAGGTCTTCCAGCAGGCTCAGCCCTTCTTTTTCTTCGTCAATTCCAAGATCACGCCTCGGCTGACATCGGCTGCCTCGGACGAGTCATCCGCTTCCGCCTCGGTGACCTCAGGAGCCAAATTCCCCAAGGGGTAGGTGGCCACAACGCGAAGATCCAGACCTTTGAGCACGCCGTGATGACGGGCCTCCCCCCGTTCGTCGACCCACTTGGGGCCTTTAATCAGCAACAGCCGGTCAAACTGACTCCAATGCGGCTCCACCCAACGGCAGAACTTTAACAGGCTGCCAACCGCTCGGCTGACGATCGTGGTGAAGCGAAAATCTTCCAGTAAATCTTCGCCGCGAGCCGCGTAAACCGGCACGGGCAGATTCAACTCGGTCACCAATTCGTCGAGCACCTTGGCTCGTTTGCCAACCGATTCGGCCAGAGCGACTTCGATGTCGGGCCGCAACATCGCCAATGGAATGCCGGGCACGCCGTTTCCGCTGCCCATGTCGAGGACCTCCTCGCCGGGCTGGATCAACTGAGCCAATTGCAGGCAATCACGTAAGTCGCGGGTGACGAACAAATCCCACGTCGTGTGCCGGGTCAGGTTGATCTGCTCGTTGTACCGCCACAGCGACTGCGCGTATTGCTGCAGCGACATGCCCA
The Rhodopirellula islandica DNA segment above includes these coding regions:
- the rsmG gene encoding 16S rRNA (guanine(527)-N(7))-methyltransferase RsmG, yielding MIDAEFKTALEQFGLELDEPLGMSLQQYAQSLWRYNEQINLTRHTTWDLFVTRDLRDCLQLAQLIQPGEEVLDMGSGNGVPGIPLAMLRPDIEVALAESVGKRAKVLDELVTELNLPVPVYAARGEDLLEDFRFTTIVSRAVGSLLKFCRWVEPHWSQFDRLLLIKGPKWVDERGEARHHGVLKGLDLRVVATYPLGNLAPEVTEAEADDSSEAADVSRGVILELTKKKKG